A genomic segment from Desulfonatronum lacustre DSM 10312 encodes:
- the sfsA gene encoding DNA/RNA nuclease SfsA yields MLLPEPLITGVLIRRYKRFLADVRLESGDVVTAHTPNTGSMLGCSSPGSRVWLSRAENPKRKYPWTWELTESESGMLVGIHTGRSNGLVWEALAAAKAPELAGYRPVRREVVVEHGRIDMLLENAEGRACYVEVKNVTAMEEQGTAIFPDAVSVRASRHLEALAELVAKGHRAVIFFCVQRGDARKLSPADAIDPVYGRTLRRVLAQGVEALAWRAEVSQRAIVLETPLPVVC; encoded by the coding sequence ATGTTGCTCCCCGAGCCTTTGATCACTGGTGTTCTGATCCGGCGCTATAAGCGCTTCCTGGCGGATGTCCGCCTGGAGAGCGGCGACGTGGTCACGGCGCACACCCCGAACACCGGGTCCATGCTCGGGTGTTCGAGTCCGGGCAGCCGGGTCTGGTTGAGCCGGGCGGAGAATCCCAAGCGCAAGTATCCCTGGACCTGGGAGCTGACCGAGTCCGAGTCCGGCATGCTGGTGGGCATCCATACCGGACGGAGCAACGGCTTGGTCTGGGAGGCCCTGGCCGCGGCAAAGGCGCCTGAACTGGCCGGATATCGCCCCGTGCGCCGGGAGGTCGTGGTGGAACACGGACGGATCGACATGCTGCTGGAAAATGCCGAGGGCCGGGCTTGCTACGTGGAGGTCAAGAACGTCACTGCGATGGAGGAGCAGGGTACCGCGATCTTTCCGGACGCCGTGAGCGTCAGGGCGTCCCGGCATCTGGAAGCTCTGGCCGAACTGGTCGCCAAGGGACACCGGGCCGTGATTTTTTTCTGCGTTCAGCGCGGGGACGCGCGAAAGCTGTCCCCGGCGGACGCCATTGATCCGGTTTATGGTCGGACCTTGCGCCGGGTGTTGGCCCAGGGCGTGGAGGCGTTGGCTTGGCGGGCGGAGGTTTCGCAACGGGCCATTGTCCTGGAAACACCGTTACCCGTGGTTTGTTGA
- a CDS encoding cupin domain-containing protein, giving the protein MTTRTPLTHRGSMMDEYFFEERCFISEWWNSVQDADVSVARARVLPGVTTRLHRLRGIMERYIILEGQGLVEIDGRPAGTVTPGDVVLIPPDVSQRISNPGISDLLFLVVCTPRFVPEAYEDLESPDGIKTDQ; this is encoded by the coding sequence ATGACGACGAGAACGCCCTTGACGCACCGAGGCTCCATGATGGACGAATACTTTTTCGAGGAGCGCTGTTTCATCAGCGAATGGTGGAACTCCGTACAGGACGCAGACGTGTCCGTGGCCAGGGCCCGCGTCCTGCCCGGCGTCACGACCCGCCTGCACCGTCTGCGCGGCATCATGGAGCGGTACATCATTCTCGAAGGCCAGGGCCTGGTGGAAATCGATGGGCGGCCTGCCGGAACCGTGACGCCTGGAGACGTGGTCCTGATTCCCCCAGACGTTTCTCAACGCATCAGCAATCCCGGGATTTCAGACCTGCTTTTTCTGGTCGTGTGCACCCCTCGATTCGTCCCCGAGGCCTACGAGGATTTGGAAAGCCCGGACGGCATCAAAACGGATCAATGA
- a CDS encoding DEAD/DEAH box helicase gives MTIERFEELNLSEETLKAIQEMGFEEPSPIQSLAIPMLMQGRDVIGQAQTGTGKTVAFGIPVLEQVDPASRDIQAIVLCPTRELAIQVAEELNTLAKFRKGITVLPVYGGQPIDRQIRVLRQGAQVIIGTPGRVMDHMDRGTIKLDKIRVAVLDEADEMLDMGFREDIEKILQAAPTNRQTVLFSATMPPEILRLADTYQTDRLLAKVSQKVLTVPNVEQFFYEVPRGSRLEAMCRIIDVFNPKLSIVFSNTKRSVDQIVEHLQARGYMSEGLHGDMNQVQRDRVMGKFRSGNVEILVATDVAARGIDVDDVEAVFNFDIPSDVEYYVHRIGRTGRAGRTGRAFTFASGREFYKLRDIQRFTKAKMVQRSVPSVGDVEQAKTEKFLSGIRESMVQGGLENQVRVVEHFLENEQVSSLDMAAAMLKMLMGPPREEQNDALLFNEQSRGRPGDRDRDRDRPSGPRFRESGPQQGMTRLMLNVGRNQQVEVRDVVGAIAGETGLSGRQIGKIVMQDNRCFVEVPTEFAKDVVRVMDGNQIRGQRVEAKEVSDGGRADDDQRPMRKRPATVRPFRAKRPNSQSWDR, from the coding sequence ATGACAATTGAACGCTTTGAAGAACTGAATCTATCCGAGGAAACACTGAAGGCCATTCAGGAAATGGGTTTTGAGGAGCCGTCGCCCATCCAGTCCCTGGCCATTCCCATGCTGATGCAGGGCCGGGACGTCATCGGCCAGGCCCAGACCGGAACGGGGAAAACCGTGGCCTTCGGCATTCCGGTCCTGGAACAGGTCGACCCCGCAAGCCGGGACATCCAGGCCATCGTGCTCTGTCCGACCCGAGAATTGGCCATCCAGGTGGCCGAGGAGCTGAATACTCTGGCCAAATTCCGCAAGGGAATCACCGTGCTTCCGGTTTACGGCGGGCAACCCATCGACCGGCAGATCCGAGTGCTGCGCCAGGGGGCGCAGGTGATCATCGGAACCCCGGGCCGGGTCATGGACCACATGGATCGAGGGACCATCAAGCTGGACAAGATTCGGGTCGCGGTCCTGGACGAGGCGGACGAGATGCTGGACATGGGGTTTCGCGAGGACATCGAGAAGATTCTCCAGGCCGCGCCCACCAATCGCCAGACCGTGCTCTTCTCCGCGACCATGCCTCCTGAGATTCTGCGCCTGGCGGACACGTACCAGACGGACCGGCTGCTGGCCAAGGTGTCCCAGAAGGTGCTCACCGTGCCGAACGTCGAGCAGTTTTTCTACGAGGTGCCCCGTGGCTCGCGGCTGGAGGCCATGTGCCGGATCATCGACGTGTTCAACCCCAAGCTGAGCATCGTTTTTTCCAACACCAAGCGGAGCGTGGACCAGATCGTGGAGCACCTCCAGGCCCGAGGGTACATGTCCGAGGGGCTGCACGGGGACATGAACCAAGTCCAGCGCGACCGGGTGATGGGCAAGTTTCGCTCCGGCAATGTGGAGATTCTGGTGGCCACGGACGTGGCCGCCCGGGGCATCGACGTGGATGATGTGGAGGCGGTCTTCAATTTCGATATTCCCAGCGACGTGGAGTACTATGTGCACCGTATCGGACGCACGGGCCGGGCCGGGCGAACCGGACGGGCCTTCACCTTTGCCTCGGGCCGGGAATTCTACAAGCTGCGGGACATCCAGCGGTTCACCAAGGCCAAGATGGTCCAGCGCAGCGTGCCCAGCGTGGGCGACGTGGAGCAGGCCAAAACAGAAAAGTTCCTCAGCGGGATCCGGGAGAGTATGGTTCAGGGTGGTCTGGAAAATCAGGTTCGAGTGGTGGAGCACTTTTTGGAGAACGAACAGGTCTCTTCCCTGGATATGGCCGCGGCCATGCTGAAGATGCTCATGGGCCCGCCCAGGGAAGAGCAGAATGACGCGCTGCTGTTCAACGAGCAGTCCCGCGGTCGGCCCGGAGACCGGGATCGGGACCGGGATCGCCCTAGTGGCCCCCGCTTTCGGGAGAGCGGACCGCAGCAGGGCATGACCCGGCTGATGCTCAATGTCGGCCGCAATCAACAGGTGGAAGTGCGGGACGTGGTCGGGGCCATTGCCGGAGAAACCGGTCTCTCGGGCAGGCAGATCGGCAAGATCGTGATGCAGGACAATCGCTGCTTCGTGGAAGTGCCCACGGAATTCGCCAAGGACGTGGTCCGGGTGATGGACGGAAACCAGATCCGGGGGCAACGGGTCGAGGCCAAGGAAGTCTCCGATGGCGGACGAGCCGACGACGACCAACGCCCTATGCGCAAGCGACCGGCCACGGTTCGTCCGTTTCGGGCCAAGCGACCTAACTCGCAAAGCTGGGACAGGTAG
- a CDS encoding radical SAM protein: MTKTPEAGYLQLHAAGELRARAAEAVEALRDCAMCPRQCRVNRLEGESGFCRIGRWAKVASYSPHFGEEEPLVGSGGSGTIFFAQCNLACVFCQNHDISHHGKNAPEATPEQLAAVMLELQAQGVHNINFVTPSHIVPQILEALVIAADQGLCLPLVYNSSGYDSLETLRRLDGVVDIYMPDAKFFAPEAAARYCRAEDYPGRAREAIKEMHRQVSDLELDDRGVAVHGLLVRHLVMPEDLAGTAQWMEFLARKISQNTYVNIMDQYRPCGNANAFPELSRPLTGEEFAQALNAAAQAGITRLDQRQASLAERLWRALV, from the coding sequence ATGACCAAGACGCCGGAAGCCGGCTATCTCCAACTCCACGCCGCCGGAGAACTGCGCGCCCGTGCCGCCGAGGCGGTGGAGGCGCTACGGGACTGCGCCATGTGTCCCAGGCAGTGCCGGGTGAACCGGCTCGAAGGGGAATCGGGCTTTTGCCGGATCGGTCGCTGGGCCAAGGTGGCCAGCTACAGCCCGCACTTTGGGGAGGAAGAGCCGTTGGTGGGCAGCGGTGGGTCCGGAACGATCTTTTTCGCCCAGTGCAACCTGGCCTGCGTATTTTGCCAGAACCACGACATCAGCCACCACGGGAAGAACGCTCCGGAGGCGACTCCGGAACAGCTGGCCGCCGTCATGCTGGAATTGCAGGCTCAAGGCGTCCACAACATCAATTTCGTCACCCCATCCCACATCGTGCCCCAGATCCTCGAAGCCCTGGTCATTGCCGCGGACCAGGGGCTGTGTTTGCCCCTGGTCTACAATTCCAGCGGATACGACAGCCTGGAGACGTTGCGCCGACTTGACGGCGTGGTGGACATTTACATGCCCGACGCCAAATTCTTTGCCCCGGAAGCCGCCGCCCGGTACTGCCGGGCCGAGGACTACCCGGGACGGGCCCGGGAAGCCATCAAAGAAATGCACCGCCAAGTGAGCGACCTGGAGCTGGACGATCGGGGCGTCGCCGTCCACGGCCTGCTTGTCCGGCATCTGGTAATGCCGGAAGATCTGGCCGGAACCGCACAGTGGATGGAATTCCTGGCCCGGAAAATCTCCCAGAACACCTACGTGAACATCATGGACCAATACCGACCGTGCGGGAACGCGAACGCATTCCCGGAACTGAGCCGTCCGCTCACCGGCGAGGAGTTCGCCCAGGCTCTGAATGCCGCGGCCCAAGCCGGGATCACCCGTCTGGATCAGCGTCAAGCGAGCTTGGCCGAGCGTCTTTGGCGAGCCCTGGTGTAA
- a CDS encoding lipid II:glycine glycyltransferase FemX, with amino-acid sequence MSVRLAPKKTQSLLPTDILFQSDYWAHVKSRLGCRPVAFDILTPEPTSNPAQDNRGDVLVLLQPVGRDSLGAFVPQGPEHAPPGDHRGQYLEELSEALIRHLDPSVAFIRYDLPWESRYAGEMHAKSWSAFPEPRIREMRMNIGTRHWNLRKAEMDMTVASSLVVDISRPEEEILAGMKAKTRYNIGLARRKGVVVTPASMDKLPSFYDLYRQTAKRNGFPSCDYRHFAALFQAHALKSNTSELHFLLAGHESDLLAGAIVALSGSNAVFLHGASSTANRTFMGSYALHWAAMRLARSRGCTRYDMGAVSPGAAPDHPFYGLFRFKTGFGGTIELRSGSWDYPLNEDVYNAYRNADSLSRDSGL; translated from the coding sequence ATGTCTGTCCGCCTCGCTCCCAAAAAGACCCAGTCCCTTTTGCCCACGGACATTCTGTTCCAGTCCGACTACTGGGCTCATGTTAAATCCCGCCTGGGATGTAGGCCGGTGGCCTTCGACATCCTTACCCCAGAGCCGACTTCCAACCCGGCCCAAGACAATCGCGGCGACGTCCTGGTCCTGCTCCAGCCCGTGGGTCGGGATAGCCTGGGAGCCTTCGTGCCCCAGGGGCCGGAGCACGCTCCGCCCGGGGATCATCGTGGCCAGTACCTCGAAGAACTTTCCGAAGCGCTGATCCGCCATCTGGACCCTTCCGTGGCCTTCATCCGTTACGACCTGCCCTGGGAGTCCCGGTACGCCGGGGAAATGCACGCCAAAAGCTGGAGCGCCTTTCCGGAACCGCGCATCCGGGAAATGCGCATGAACATCGGCACCAGGCACTGGAACCTGCGCAAGGCGGAAATGGACATGACCGTGGCCAGTTCCCTGGTCGTGGACATCAGTCGTCCGGAAGAGGAGATTCTGGCCGGGATGAAGGCGAAGACCCGCTACAATATCGGGCTGGCCCGGCGCAAGGGCGTCGTCGTAACCCCGGCCTCCATGGACAAGCTGCCCTCATTTTATGACCTGTACCGCCAGACCGCCAAACGTAACGGCTTTCCCTCCTGCGATTATCGCCACTTCGCGGCTCTGTTCCAGGCCCACGCCCTAAAATCCAACACTTCGGAGTTGCATTTCCTGTTGGCCGGGCATGAAAGCGACCTGCTGGCCGGAGCGATCGTCGCTCTTTCCGGGAGCAACGCCGTTTTCCTGCACGGTGCCTCCTCCACGGCCAACAGAACGTTCATGGGTTCCTACGCCCTGCACTGGGCCGCCATGCGGCTGGCCAGAAGCCGAGGTTGCACCCGCTACGATATGGGAGCGGTCTCGCCCGGGGCCGCGCCGGACCATCCTTTTTACGGACTGTTCCGCTTCAAGACCGGATTCGGCGGGACCATCGAACTGCGTAGCGGCTCCTGGGACTATCCGCTGAACGAAGACGTCTACAACGCGTATCGCAACGCGGACTCGCTTTCCAGGGACAGCGGTCTATAA
- a CDS encoding ATP-grasp domain-containing protein, with the protein MPPVPHHPTADVALLTESRYAYNDAAPDDWYLRNILRDDELLQNALAALGLSSVRLDWAASDVDWSAFRCAVFRTTWDYFDRIVEFSAWLRRVQTQTRLCNAPETIWWNLDKHYLADLQARGVPVVPFRLLEPDAPQSLRELLEVAGWEEAVLKPCVSGGARHTYRVHRDDADALQEQVRPLLVAEAFLLQPFIHDVIQTGEDTVMVVNGRVTHAVRKVPKAGDFRVQDDHGGTVHHLEPTREHVELAQRAMAACEPAPSYGRVDMVRDEHGKLAVMELELIEPELWLREHLPAAEEFAQAIAQVVADPLLKTRRNDRESPVV; encoded by the coding sequence ATGCCCCCCGTACCCCACCACCCCACAGCCGACGTGGCCCTCCTGACCGAGAGCCGCTACGCATACAATGACGCGGCCCCGGACGACTGGTATCTGCGCAACATCCTGCGTGACGACGAGTTGCTGCAAAACGCCCTCGCGGCACTCGGACTTTCCTCGGTCCGCCTGGACTGGGCCGCTTCGGACGTGGATTGGTCGGCTTTTCGCTGCGCCGTCTTCCGGACCACTTGGGACTACTTTGATCGGATAGTCGAATTCAGTGCATGGTTGCGCCGCGTCCAAACCCAGACCCGGCTGTGCAACGCCCCGGAAACCATCTGGTGGAACCTGGACAAACACTATCTCGCGGACTTGCAGGCCCGAGGCGTTCCGGTGGTCCCGTTCCGGCTTCTCGAACCCGACGCCCCCCAGAGTCTGCGCGAATTGCTCGAAGTCGCCGGATGGGAGGAGGCCGTGCTCAAACCCTGCGTTTCCGGCGGCGCCCGCCACACCTACCGGGTCCATCGCGACGACGCCGACGCGCTTCAGGAGCAGGTCCGTCCGCTCCTCGTCGCCGAGGCCTTCCTGCTCCAGCCGTTCATCCACGACGTGATCCAAACCGGGGAGGACACGGTGATGGTCGTCAACGGCCGCGTCACCCACGCCGTGCGCAAGGTTCCCAAGGCCGGAGACTTCCGGGTCCAGGACGACCACGGCGGCACGGTCCACCACCTCGAACCGACACGAGAGCACGTGGAACTGGCCCAACGCGCCATGGCCGCCTGCGAACCGGCCCCGAGCTACGGACGAGTGGACATGGTCCGGGACGAACACGGAAAGCTGGCGGTCATGGAACTGGAACTCATCGAACCCGAACTTTGGCTGCGCGAACACCTTCCAGCTGCAGAGGAATTCGCCCAAGCTATCGCCCAGGTCGTTGCCGACCCGCTTTTGAAAACACGCCGTAACGACAGAGAGAGCCCAGTCGTATGA
- the hgcB gene encoding mercury methylation ferredoxin HgcB gives MKQFRHLQNVATLAYDQEKCVGCGLCVAVCPHRVFTLKNDKAHVQDREACMECGACALNCPTEAMSVTPGVGCAAYIIQTWLPKSSAPQCC, from the coding sequence ATGAAACAATTCCGTCATCTGCAAAACGTGGCCACCTTGGCCTATGATCAGGAAAAGTGCGTGGGATGCGGCCTCTGCGTCGCAGTCTGCCCGCACCGCGTCTTTACGCTGAAAAACGACAAAGCCCACGTCCAGGACCGCGAAGCCTGCATGGAGTGCGGGGCCTGCGCCCTGAACTGCCCCACCGAAGCCATGAGCGTGACGCCCGGCGTCGGCTGCGCCGCCTACATCATCCAGACATGGCTTCCGAAGAGCAGCGCTCCTCAATGCTGTTAA
- the hgcA gene encoding mercury methylation corrinoid protein HgcA produces the protein MKPLQPFPMAPPLPATPTPGLSPATGPSPDSGAAPCUGPPPAPGAGADDLPGYRIEPYVDGFITTPPGRVPRVRTCPTLWDRLGDCRARLGLDRNNYTVNPGLYAVGAPSPDAPVVVTANYKLTFDTVRFALHGRNAWLLVADTRGINVWCAGGKGSFNAEAVAVQVRKAGLDRVVSHRRLILPQLAANGVRLRDVRKATGFEAVLGPIRAEDLPRFLDQGPDEAMREITFTFRERLAVVPVELVLGWKMILAVLAAAAVLGLIGTEFAPGAVFQRWAVAATATLFGLLGGTVAFPLLLPRLPTRLFSLAGAGLGLIPALALPLLFPTPAWPVLAGAGLWTMTLSAWTALNFTGSTPYTSPSGVEKEMRAAIPILAGSTVVSVICFIWGNLQ, from the coding sequence ATGAAACCATTACAGCCCTTTCCCATGGCCCCGCCCTTGCCCGCTACCCCGACTCCGGGTCTTTCCCCCGCCACCGGGCCAAGCCCCGATTCAGGCGCCGCACCGTGCTGAGGCCCGCCTCCGGCCCCCGGTGCGGGGGCCGACGATCTGCCGGGCTATCGCATCGAACCCTATGTGGACGGGTTCATCACCACCCCGCCGGGGCGCGTTCCCCGCGTCAGAACGTGTCCAACATTGTGGGACCGCCTCGGCGACTGCCGGGCCCGGTTGGGACTGGATCGCAACAACTATACCGTCAATCCGGGGCTCTACGCCGTCGGCGCCCCGTCCCCAGACGCCCCGGTCGTGGTCACGGCCAACTACAAGCTGACCTTCGACACGGTCCGCTTCGCCCTGCATGGGCGGAACGCTTGGTTGCTGGTGGCGGACACCCGTGGCATCAATGTCTGGTGCGCCGGGGGCAAGGGCTCCTTCAACGCCGAAGCCGTGGCCGTCCAGGTCCGCAAGGCCGGCCTGGACCGCGTCGTGTCCCATCGCCGCCTGATTCTGCCCCAACTGGCCGCCAACGGCGTCCGGCTCCGGGACGTGCGCAAGGCCACGGGATTCGAAGCCGTCCTGGGACCGATCCGGGCCGAAGATCTGCCGCGTTTTCTGGATCAGGGTCCCGACGAGGCCATGCGGGAAATCACCTTTACCTTTAGGGAACGGCTTGCCGTGGTACCCGTTGAGCTGGTCCTGGGCTGGAAAATGATTCTCGCGGTCCTGGCCGCGGCGGCGGTGCTGGGCCTCATTGGGACGGAGTTTGCCCCTGGGGCCGTTTTCCAGCGCTGGGCCGTAGCCGCGACGGCCACCCTTTTCGGCCTGCTGGGCGGAACGGTGGCCTTTCCGTTGCTGCTGCCCCGGCTGCCCACCCGCCTCTTTTCCCTGGCCGGAGCCGGCCTGGGACTGATCCCGGCCCTGGCCCTGCCGTTGCTCTTCCCGACTCCGGCCTGGCCCGTCCTGGCGGGAGCGGGGTTGTGGACCATGACCCTGTCTGCCTGGACGGCCCTGAACTTCACCGGCTCCACGCCCTACACGTCGCCCTCCGGCGTGGAAAAGGAAATGCGGGCGGCCATCCCCATCCTCGCCGGGTCCACTGTGGTGTCCGTGATCTGCTTTATCTGGGGAAACCTTCAGTGA
- a CDS encoding ArsR/SmtB family transcription factor translates to MTDVQIIAQCCKALGHPARVTILLHLLQADRCVCGELVNILPLAQSTVSQHLKLLKDAELIQGEIDGPRICYCVDKSRLTLFKNLIAKLEAS, encoded by the coding sequence ATGACCGACGTTCAGATCATTGCCCAATGTTGCAAAGCCCTGGGCCACCCGGCCCGAGTGACCATCCTGCTCCACCTGTTGCAAGCAGACCGGTGCGTTTGCGGCGAACTCGTGAACATCCTCCCCTTGGCTCAATCCACGGTAAGCCAGCACCTGAAGCTGCTTAAGGACGCCGAGCTGATCCAGGGGGAAATCGACGGGCCACGCATTTGCTACTGCGTGGACAAATCACGCCTGACTCTGTTCAAGAACCTCATCGCCAAGCTGGAAGCGTCATGA
- a CDS encoding NifU family protein, which translates to MREKVQAVLETIRPHLQRDGGDVELVDVSTDGVVTVRLTGACKGCPMSQVTLKNAVEKTILKELPEITSVQAA; encoded by the coding sequence ATGCGGGAAAAGGTCCAGGCGGTGCTGGAGACGATCAGACCGCATTTGCAACGAGACGGGGGAGACGTGGAGCTTGTGGACGTCTCGACGGACGGCGTGGTCACGGTGCGCCTTACGGGGGCCTGCAAAGGGTGCCCCATGTCGCAGGTAACGCTGAAAAATGCGGTTGAAAAGACTATCCTGAAGGAACTGCCTGAGATCACGTCGGTTCAGGCGGCTTAA
- the gltX gene encoding glutamate--tRNA ligase yields MTQIITRFPPSPTGHLHVGGARTALFNWLWARKNGGKFILRIEDTDVARSAEEMTQGILDGMRWLGLDWDEGPYFQSQRVDLYNQHIDQLLEAGHAYFCSCTPEEVEAMRVAARAVGAVPKYDGRCRNKGLEAGPGRVVRFKTPTDGETRFRDLVKGPVAVPNTQLDDMVLRRVDGMPTYNLAVVVDDVTMGMTHIIRGDDHLSNTPKQVLLYEALGRDLPLFAHVPMILGPDKKKLSKRHGATSVTAYRDMGYLPEAMVNYLVRLGWSHGDQEIFSLEELLEHFSLDHLGSAACVFDQSKLLWLNNHYIKSEPEDRVAALLADHLTDHLAGRGLDGADEAYLRSIVPLLRPRAGTMVEMAEMAEFFVVEDEALPMDQAAVNKFLTPEAKEHFGRLRELLSGASSFGQQELEALFKNYLEDQGVAFKVLAQPLRVALTGKTKSPGIYEIMEVLGKDRVLRRLARAEQEGAGL; encoded by the coding sequence ATGACCCAGATTATCACGCGATTTCCGCCCAGCCCCACCGGGCATCTCCATGTGGGCGGGGCCCGCACGGCTTTGTTCAACTGGCTTTGGGCGCGCAAGAACGGCGGGAAGTTCATTTTGCGGATCGAGGACACGGACGTGGCCAGATCCGCCGAAGAGATGACCCAGGGCATTCTGGACGGGATGCGCTGGTTGGGGCTGGATTGGGACGAAGGGCCGTACTTTCAGAGCCAACGGGTGGATTTGTACAACCAGCATATTGACCAGTTGTTGGAGGCCGGGCACGCTTATTTCTGTTCCTGTACTCCGGAAGAGGTGGAGGCCATGCGCGTCGCGGCCCGGGCCGTCGGGGCGGTGCCCAAGTACGACGGTCGGTGTCGGAATAAGGGATTGGAGGCCGGGCCGGGTCGGGTGGTCCGGTTCAAGACGCCCACGGACGGGGAAACCCGGTTTCGGGACTTGGTCAAGGGGCCGGTGGCGGTGCCCAACACCCAGTTGGACGACATGGTCCTGCGTCGGGTTGACGGCATGCCGACCTACAACCTGGCCGTGGTGGTGGACGACGTGACCATGGGCATGACCCACATCATCCGCGGCGACGACCACTTAAGCAACACGCCCAAGCAGGTCCTGCTGTACGAAGCCCTGGGCCGTGACCTGCCGCTGTTCGCCCATGTGCCCATGATCCTGGGGCCGGACAAGAAAAAGCTGAGCAAACGCCACGGAGCCACGTCGGTGACGGCCTACCGGGACATGGGCTATCTGCCCGAGGCCATGGTCAACTACCTGGTCCGGCTGGGCTGGTCCCACGGGGATCAGGAAATTTTCAGCCTGGAAGAGCTGCTGGAGCACTTCAGCCTGGATCATCTGGGGTCCGCGGCCTGCGTCTTTGATCAGAGCAAGCTGCTCTGGCTGAACAACCACTACATCAAGAGCGAACCGGAGGACCGGGTGGCGGCTCTTTTGGCCGACCATCTGACCGACCATCTGGCAGGGCGCGGCCTGGATGGAGCGGACGAAGCGTATTTGCGCTCCATTGTTCCGTTGTTGCGGCCCCGGGCCGGGACCATGGTCGAAATGGCGGAAATGGCGGAATTTTTCGTGGTGGAGGACGAGGCCTTGCCCATGGATCAGGCCGCTGTGAACAAGTTTTTGACGCCCGAGGCCAAGGAGCATTTCGGTCGATTGCGCGAGTTGTTGTCCGGGGCGTCGAGCTTCGGGCAACAGGAGTTGGAGGCGCTGTTCAAGAACTATCTAGAAGACCAGGGCGTGGCGTTCAAGGTTTTGGCTCAGCCCTTGCGGGTGGCGCTGACCGGAAAGACGAAAAGTCCGGGGATTTATGAAATTATGGAAGTCCTGGGGAAGGATCGCGTGCTTCGGAGATTGGCCAGGGCGGAGCAAGAGGGAGCTGGTTTGTAA
- the rpmB gene encoding 50S ribosomal protein L28, translating into MSQVCDICGKRPHTGNSVSHANNKTKRRFMPNLQQVRTQMPSGETRRLKVCTRCIRSDAVVKPVARQAAEA; encoded by the coding sequence ATGTCCCAAGTATGCGACATCTGCGGGAAACGTCCCCACACCGGAAACAGTGTCAGCCACGCCAACAACAAAACCAAGCGGCGTTTTATGCCCAACCTGCAGCAGGTCCGGACGCAAATGCCCAGCGGCGAAACCCGTCGCCTGAAGGTCTGCACCCGGTGCATCCGTTCCGATGCAGTGGTCAAGCCCGTTGCGCGGCAAGCAGCCGAAGCGTAA
- a CDS encoding YceD family protein, whose protein sequence is MIELLVETTNLPVDGREFSFDEQRIWADPIAEFHLPYRIAEPFSAVIRVVPHADGCTVEGTLRGSLVLSCDRCVEEFTYPVTAEFHEFEAYPGGVSRSDAPNDVWWVVAKDGLHYLDVAGFLWEQFQLALPEKPLCTVLCRGICAECGANRNLDECRCAASGSDPRLAAFRSMKLS, encoded by the coding sequence ATGATTGAACTGCTTGTCGAGACCACGAATCTCCCGGTCGACGGCCGGGAGTTTTCTTTTGATGAACAGCGCATTTGGGCCGACCCCATCGCGGAGTTTCATCTGCCGTATCGGATTGCCGAACCGTTTTCAGCGGTGATCCGCGTCGTCCCGCACGCTGACGGTTGCACGGTGGAAGGAACACTGCGCGGTTCGCTGGTTCTGTCTTGTGATCGATGCGTCGAGGAATTCACCTATCCCGTGACGGCCGAGTTTCACGAATTCGAGGCCTATCCCGGCGGCGTCTCCCGGAGCGATGCCCCAAACGACGTTTGGTGGGTGGTGGCCAAGGATGGCCTGCACTACCTGGACGTGGCCGGATTCCTTTGGGAGCAGTTCCAGTTGGCCCTGCCGGAGAAGCCGTTGTGTACGGTTTTGTGTCGCGGGATCTGCGCCGAATGCGGGGCGAACAGGAATCTCGACGAATGTCGGTGCGCCGCCTCTGGGAGCGACCCTCGCCTTGCCGCGTTTCGCTCCATGAAACTTTCGTAA
- the rpmF gene encoding 50S ribosomal protein L32 yields the protein MALPKKKTSRSKRGMRRSHDVVAIPNPIYCECGELALSHRICSACGSYKGVKRIAVQEPDAAK from the coding sequence ATGGCACTTCCCAAGAAGAAAACTTCTCGTTCCAAGCGCGGCATGCGTCGGTCCCACGACGTCGTCGCCATCCCCAATCCCATTTACTGCGAGTGCGGCGAGTTGGCGCTGTCCCATCGGATTTGTTCCGCTTGCGGCTCCTATAAGGGTGTGAAACGTATCGCCGTCCAAGAGCCGGATGCCGCAAAATAA